The sequence TAAATTATGAAATGGTGCCAGCTCTAGTGCAAAAAGCGGATATAGCTTTATACCTCTCAAAAAATACTGGTAGAAATAAAGTAGCTGACTTTAAAGATATTTCAGATTCTGGAGTTAATAAAATTATAAAGGGAAATGATCCTGAGTTATTTTAATTTGCTAAGAATTTCACATGTTCTTTGCAATTTATTATAATACGGTTAAAATGCGCGCTTAATTTTGCATTAGGAGCGTTGTAATGAAGTTAGTTCGTTGGGTTTTAGGTCGTATTATTTTATTGTTGGACTTTATCTTCACACCTAAAAGTATAAAACGTGCTCCGCAAGAGCAAGAACTTGTTAATCAAAAAACAAAAGACCTTGTTTTATATCAATTTAAAGCATGTCCGTTTTGTGTAAAGGTACGCCGTTCAATGAAGCGCAATGGCTTAAACATCGAAACAAGAGATGCTAAAAAAGATGAATTACATCGTCAAACTTTATTAGAGCAAGGTGGTCGTGTAAAAGTACCTTGTTTACGTATCGTAAATGGTAATGATGTCACTTGGTTATATGAATCAAATGATATTATTAGCTTCTTAGAAAAAGAAGTCGCTTAATTAACCTGATCTGCACAAAAGCGGGTTTTATTGCCCGTTATTTTCTTTTATACCCTTATTTTTAACTCTTTATTATATAGTTCAGCTTCCTTTCTTATTTTTTAATAAAGCACCCTTTTAATTTATATATTCCTTTATCTGACTTTCTCCTATATAAAATAGCTATAGTCATATTTTATATTTGAGGGATTAATGTCGGAAATTCTTGAGGTTGAAGATCTTAAAAGGTATTTTTCAAAAAATAAAGCTGTGGATGGTGTGAGCTTTAAAGTTAAAAAAGGTATTTGTTTTGGCTTATTAGGGCCAAATGGTGCAGGTAAAACAACCACGATTGAAATGCTCGAAGGCATTGTGGAGCCAACATCGGGAAAAATCCTATACCAAGGCAAGGCAATAGATAAACATATTTATCATGAGTTAGGTATTCAATTTCAGCATACTGCTTTGCAAGATCATCTTACTGTTATCGAAACATTAAAAATGTTTTCTGCATTTTACGAAAAAACTTTACCTATAAAAGAGCTTATTTCACTTTGTCAGTTAAATGAATTTATTAATCAAGATCATCGAAAACTCTCTGGTGGTCAAAAACAAAGATTGTTATTAGCTTTAGCTTTAATAAATGATCCTCAGTTAGTTTTTTTAGATGAACCTACAACCGGATTAGATCCCCATAGTCGCAGATTATTTTGGGACTTAGTTAATAAGATTAAATCTCAAGGAAAAACAATCTTACTGACAACCCATTATATGGATGAGGCTGAATATTTATGTGATGAAATTGCGATTATGGATAAAGGTAAAATTATCGCACTAGATACTCCCGAAGCCTTATTACAGCAGAACTTTAGTGGTGCTTTAATTAAGTTACCTAAAAAGAATGTTGACGAACATGATAATAAGCAAAATATATTACAACATTTTAATATTCAGTTTGTGCAACAAAGTGCACTAGTTCAAAGTGTAGATATTCAAACTACTTTAGTCACACTGATTGAACAAGGGGTTTCACTTGAGGGGTTACAGGTTAAATCAGCCAACTTAGATGATTTGTTTTTAAAGTTAACAGGTCATGGCTTAGAGGGGGTGAATCATGTTTAAGAGATTTTTAGCGGTATTAATTGCGCGCAATTATGAATTTTTTCGTGATCGTGCTGCACTTGGTTGGAATTTAATTTTTCCTGTCTTACTCGTTGTTGGTTTTGCCTTTATATTTTCCGGAGATGGAAAAACGCTTTATAAAATAGGCGTACTACCCGATATAAGCCAAACGTCAAATGATCATAAGTTAATGGCGTTAAAGCATATAGAATTTGTAAGCTATGATGAAAAACTAATTGCGATGAACAAGCTTAGGCAACATAAAATAGACTTATTAGTGGATTTTAACAATGAAATTTATTGGGTTAACCAATCTTCAAATTCGGGTTATATTGCTGAGCAGTTATTATTAGCGTCGAGTTTTAACTACCAAAGAAAGGCAATAGAGGGCAAAGAAATACGATATTTAGATTGGGTTGTACCTGGTATTTTAGGTATGAATATGATGTTTTCATGTTTATTTGGAGTGGGATATGTGATTGTTCGATATCGTAAAAACTCTGTGTTGAAAAGGCTTCATGCAACTCCGCTAAGACCTATTGAGTTTTTAACAGCACAAGTATGTTCTCGATTATTAATTGTGATTGCGCTCAGTACTGTTATATTTACTGGGTGTAACTGGATTTTTGATTTTTATATTCTTGGAAGCTTAATTGATTTATTTATAATCGCTTTGTTAGGCACTGTGAGTTTAATTTCTTTAGGCCTGTTAATCGCTGCGCGTTCAGAATCAGAAGAGTTCACAGGAGGCATGTTAAATGTCGCATCCTGGCCAATGATGATGTTATCAGGTGTGTGGTTTTCATTAGAAGGTAGCCCTGAATTTATTCAGACTTTAGCTAACTTTATTCCTCTTACCCATATGCTAGAAGCTGCCAGAGCAATTATGTTAGATGGTGCTTCTTTATGGCAAGTTAAAAGTCATATTGTAGCCTTATTGCTAATGACAGCTACGTTTTTAATAAGTGGCTCTTTATTGTTTAGGTGGCAAGGGCAGGCTAGATAGAACAAAAAATAAAGCCATCACTATTAGATGGCTTTTTTGATTTTAACTGATTAATTATTTAGATGCCTAAGTTGCATTCGTCAAAAATTGTTCGTTAAATAAAGAGTTAAGTTCATCGACTTGGTTAAATAAATAACTATAAGTTGTTTCAGGAGACTTTTTAAGTTTGGATATTTTGAAGTTATTAATTTCAGGCTCATCCACTAAATATATATTTTTATGTAAGCTTTTAATTATTTTTTGTTTTTGAGGACTCGCCTCTTTAAACATATTTTGACAAATAAAGACCCCATCAAAAGCATGATGGTTTTTTAGGTAAACTGACATCTGTGAAATGCTCAGTTCATCACTAAAATCGCAATAGCAATAATCTTCTACTAAGTGGTCGTACATCATTCTTAATAAGTTTCGTGTATTCTCACCTGTACCGATTACTTTCGAATTCTTTTCTGTTAAATAATGACAAAATTGGCGTGAAGGAAATGAAGGTTCATCTATAAACAAAAAACTTTTCTCATTTAATATCATTTTACTTTCCTTAGTAAGATAGTTAACGAGATTTTAATTGGCTTTAACTAAAGGGGCATTAACTTAGGTTAATTACGGATGATTATTATGGATAAATATCAGCAATTATTATCGAATGTGGCAGAACGAAATAATTTACCTACTTTAAGCTATAAAGCGGGAGATATTTTATTTCATCAAGGGGTTTTAGAGCCAAGGCTATTTTGGATCAAATCAGGTTTAGTTAAATTGGTTTTTATACAACCAGATGGTAAAGAATTTGTGAAAGCCTTTTTAGCTGAAAATGATATATCAGGTAGTTTAATGAGTGTCATTTTTGAAAAGCCATCACCTTATGCGTGTTATTGTATTGAACCCTGTGAAGTGATTGCGATGCCATACTCTAAAGTAAGAGAATGGTCTGAAAAAACACCGCAGCTTAAAGATGTTGAGCTGGAGTATATGCAACAATTGACCGCTCGAAAAGAAGAGCGAGAATATCAATTTTTATGCTTAACACCAGAAGAAAGGTATAAAAGTTTTAAATCTGGCTATCCTCATATATTTAAACGTATTAGCCAAGCTGAGTTGGCATTATTTTTAGGTATAACACCAGTGGCACTCAGTCGTATTAAGACTCGGT is a genomic window of Pseudoalteromonas sp. '520P1 No. 423' containing:
- a CDS encoding Crp/Fnr family transcriptional regulator; its protein translation is MDKYQQLLSNVAERNNLPTLSYKAGDILFHQGVLEPRLFWIKSGLVKLVFIQPDGKEFVKAFLAENDISGSLMSVIFEKPSPYACYCIEPCEVIAMPYSKVREWSEKTPQLKDVELEYMQQLTARKEEREYQFLCLTPEERYKSFKSGYPHIFKRISQAELALFLGITPVALSRIKTRLKATA
- a CDS encoding ABC transporter ATP-binding protein — protein: MSEILEVEDLKRYFSKNKAVDGVSFKVKKGICFGLLGPNGAGKTTTIEMLEGIVEPTSGKILYQGKAIDKHIYHELGIQFQHTALQDHLTVIETLKMFSAFYEKTLPIKELISLCQLNEFINQDHRKLSGGQKQRLLLALALINDPQLVFLDEPTTGLDPHSRRLFWDLVNKIKSQGKTILLTTHYMDEAEYLCDEIAIMDKGKIIALDTPEALLQQNFSGALIKLPKKNVDEHDNKQNILQHFNIQFVQQSALVQSVDIQTTLVTLIEQGVSLEGLQVKSANLDDLFLKLTGHGLEGVNHV
- a CDS encoding ABC transporter permease gives rise to the protein MFKRFLAVLIARNYEFFRDRAALGWNLIFPVLLVVGFAFIFSGDGKTLYKIGVLPDISQTSNDHKLMALKHIEFVSYDEKLIAMNKLRQHKIDLLVDFNNEIYWVNQSSNSGYIAEQLLLASSFNYQRKAIEGKEIRYLDWVVPGILGMNMMFSCLFGVGYVIVRYRKNSVLKRLHATPLRPIEFLTAQVCSRLLIVIALSTVIFTGCNWIFDFYILGSLIDLFIIALLGTVSLISLGLLIAARSESEEFTGGMLNVASWPMMMLSGVWFSLEGSPEFIQTLANFIPLTHMLEAARAIMLDGASLWQVKSHIVALLLMTATFLISGSLLFRWQGQAR
- a CDS encoding glutaredoxin — translated: MKLVRWVLGRIILLLDFIFTPKSIKRAPQEQELVNQKTKDLVLYQFKACPFCVKVRRSMKRNGLNIETRDAKKDELHRQTLLEQGGRVKVPCLRIVNGNDVTWLYESNDIISFLEKEVA